A DNA window from Arachis duranensis cultivar V14167 chromosome 3, aradu.V14167.gnm2.J7QH, whole genome shotgun sequence contains the following coding sequences:
- the LOC107481362 gene encoding cyclin-dependent protein kinase inhibitor SMR6 → MGLSEKAAQVDGGFDSDHSNRKWVIAGISLRAPLKPINTTTLDIDRDQKEEEAETGAEAEDAECTTTPTSVESRIPRILTCPPAPKKKRKPSSKCNNFRGVGVIREFFNPPDLETVFIRHVS, encoded by the coding sequence ATGGGACTCTCCGAGAAGGCGGCGCAAGTAGACGGAGGATTCGACTCAGATCACAGTAACAGAAAATGGGTCATCGCTGGAATCTCTTTGCGTGCACCATTGAAACCAATAAACACCACTACCCTTGACATTGACAGAGAtcagaaagaagaagaagcagagacAGGAGCAGAAGCAGAGGATGCTGAGTGTACAACAACCCCAACAAGTGTTGAATCAAGAATCCCAAGAATATTAACGTGCCCACCTGCTCCAAAGAAGAAGCGAAAACCTTCTTCAAAGTGCAATAATTTTCGTGGTGTTGGTGTTATCAGAGAGTTCTTCAACCCACCTGATTTAGAAACCGTCTTCATCCGCCATGTTAGTTGA